The Mauremys mutica isolate MM-2020 ecotype Southern chromosome 1, ASM2049712v1, whole genome shotgun sequence genome has a segment encoding these proteins:
- the BTG1 gene encoding protein BTG1: MHPALYTRASMIREIAAAVGFISKFLRTKGLMNERQLQTFSQSLQELLAEHYKHHWFPEKPCKGSGYRCIRINHKMDPLIGQAAQRIGLSSQELFRLLPSELTLWVDPYEVSYRIGEDGSICVLYEAAPAGGSQNNTNMQMVDSRISCKEELLLGRTSPSKNYNMMTVSG, encoded by the exons ATGCATCCCGCCCTGTACACCCGGGCCAGCATGATACGCGAGATCGCCGCGGCCGTGGGCTTCATCTCCAAGTTCCTGCGCACCAAGGGGCTGATGAACGAGCGGCAGCTGCAGACTTTCAGCCAGAGCCTACAGGAGCTGCTGGCAG AGCATTATAAACATCACTGGTTCCCAGAAAAGCCATGCAAGGGATCAGGTTACCGTTGTATCCGGATCAACCATAAAATGGATCCTCTGATTGGACAAGCAGCACAACGGATTGGACTGAGCAGTCAGGAACTGTTCCGGCTTCTTCCAAGTGAACTCACTCTATGGGTTGACCCCTATGAAGTCTCCTATCGTATCGGAGAGGATGGCTCAATCTGTGTGCTGTATGAAGCTGCACCAGCAGGAGGTAGCCAAAATAACACCAACATGCAAATGGTAGACAGCAGAATAAGCTGTAAGGAGGAACTTCTCTTGGGCAGAACAAGCCCTTCCAAAAACTACAATATGATGACTGTATCGGGTTAA